In the Mytilus galloprovincialis chromosome 10, xbMytGall1.hap1.1, whole genome shotgun sequence genome, one interval contains:
- the LOC143048542 gene encoding uncharacterized protein LOC143048542, whose amino-acid sequence MTLPGGPMEICFSFDTTGSMSGCINEVKGNVQDMIQRLQADIPGIRMAVFAHGDYCDKHNYITKHIDFSTNVAELCTWVKNVGSTGGGDGDECYELVLQNVQKLSWTPGSKRALVMIGDADPHEPGYKYGGKTYKIDWRKEAYQLMTMNVRIYGVQCRGYSSTKDFYKKMSTATDGKCLELADFSNMFDFMMAICYREHDETLLQNYEKEVRARGSTVHKDLDALFGKLRSDADVMDTVPAPITKIPSLTKPGSIKALKPTPKPVLKKTIKTKALRFKPKHDKLKDKRKNGLFDKYKLQNLPKLKRENVPETNFMLNSAHWSKWQVAMVSSVPADEEHKWEKRHGDSEGYRRKVICGGSYKKPTLYEFAVQNGERCRRYVVYCKSSKGFILDRGSWETRLLTKSDVKSQINDILKKDMRLFVRSCPLMKSQDKLLALNHYDYAWSNKGSIRTVKHIDV is encoded by the exons ATGACTTTACCAGGTGGGCCGATGgaaatatgtttttcatttgatACGACTGGATCTATGTCTGGCTGTATCAATGAAGTGAAAGGAAATGTTCAGGACATGATACAACGCCTCCAAGCGGACATTCCTGGTATTCGAATGGCAGTATTTGCTCATGGTGACTACTGTGACAAACACAACTACATAACGAAACATATTGACTTCTCGACAAATGTAGCAGAATTGTGTACTTGGGTAAAAAATGTGGGATCTACCGGCGGTGGTGATGGGGATGAATGCTACGAACTTGTTTTACAAAACGTCCAAAAGTTGTCTTGGACCCCAGGGTCAAAGAGAGCGCTTGTGATGATTGGCGATGCTGATCCACACGAACCCGGATATAAATATGGCGGGAAAACTTATAAAATAGATTGGAGGAAAGAGGCATACCAGCTAATGACAATG aatGTTAGAATATATGGCGTACAGTGCAGAGGTTATAGTTCAACGAAGGACTTCTACAAAAAGATGTCTACTGCCACAGATGGCAAATGTTTAGAATTAGCAGATTTCAGCAACATGTTTGATTTTATGATGGCAATTTGTTACAGAGAACACGATGAAACTCTCTTACAG AACTACGAGAAAGAGGTTCGGGCTAGAGGGTCGACGGTTCATAAAGATTTAGATGCATTATTTGGGAAATTGAGATCAGACGCTGATGTGATGGATACAGTTCCTGCTCCCATAACAAAGATACCATCGTTAACAAAGCCTGGATCTATAAAAGCCCTAAAACCTACTCCAAAGCCAGTACTAAAGAAAACCATAAAGACAAAGGCTCTACGCTTCAAACCAAAGCATGATAAATTGAAGGACAAAAGGAAAAACGGACTTTTTGATAAATACAAG TTACAAAACTTGCCAAAACTAAAGAGGGAAAATGTTCCAGAGACAAATTTCATGTTGAATAGCGCACATTGGTCTAAATGGCAGGTGGCAATGGTATCGTCTGTGCCAGCTGACGAGGAGCACAAGTGGGAAAAACGGCATGGGGATTCAGAAGGATACAGAAGGAAAGTAATTTGTGGCGGAAGTTACAAGAAACCAACTTTATACGAGTTCGCAGTACAAAATGGAGAACGTTGTAGGAGATATGTTGTTTACTGCAAGTCAAGTAAAGGATTCATTTTGGATAGAGGGTCATGGGAAACTAGATTGTTGACAAAGTCAGACGTGAAGTCTCagataaatgacattttgaaaaaagacatGCGACTGTTTGTTCGAAGTTGTCCATTAATGAAAAGCCAAGATAAACTACTCGCATTGAATCATTATGACTACGCTTGGTCAAACAAAGGGTCAATAAGAACTGTGAAACACATAGATGTATAG
- the LOC143048543 gene encoding uncharacterized protein LOC143048543 isoform X1: MVFVRRTTTVSYSWTPQYQQPQRNNRTKLQYRKPTKSLTRAKTFDFIPKQQNPVRTITRREPVSLSLDDICHLAERERLSYSAKTRRAAVELAQNKTHKFEEYAPSRPHTSASRYMHDVRRDAMTPKSIRSEPLPSRANSRIGANDIDDDTDSVYPINYLASLPVGREICEIIGPQVCSQCKQDQSRQMGLYKCDQCFPTLRISHENMTTAAVLRRYLPDLSESDIQDKIAKGEIAKPRLLKKRLAIKDYQQPKKEIQKIENEDENENKNKNSSNNNKTSLNRSSSMFFVNIRDLNAKIVSGQLHRAMGFSEKVQEEVLKRQENRRKRSTPTPTRKPESEPVAEQKERKAIFNPDILLSVSMQVNEPSFFAGSKKEYELPERLPDPLQFADIRERRQLNSNKDFQLCELEEEPEDDEVADIMS; encoded by the coding sequence cttaCGAGAGCGAAGACATTTGATTTTATACCGAAACAACAGAATCCCGTGAGAACAATCACGAGACGAGAACCAGTAAGCTTAAGCTTAGATGATATATGCCATCTTGCTGAACGAGAAAGATTAAGTTATTCTGCTAAAACAAGAAGGGCAGCTGTTGAACTTGCACAAAATAAAACTCATAAGTTCGAGGAATACGCTCCAAGTCGTCCGCACACAAGCGCTAGTCGATATATGCATGATGTACGAAGAGATGCAATGACACCAAAGAGCATCCGAAGTGAACCACTCCCGTCTCGTGCCAATTCTCGTATTGGTGCGAATGACATAGACGACGATACAGATTCAGTATATCCAATTAACTATTTGGCATCTCTCCCTGTTGGAAGGGAAATTTGTGAAATCATAGGACCTCAAGTGTGTAGTCAGTGTAAACAAGACCAATCGAGACAAATGGGATTATACAAGTGTGATCAATGTTTCCCAACCTTACGGATATCACACGAGAACATGACCACAGCTGCAGTATTACGAAGATATTTACCAGATTTAAGTGAAAGTGATATTCAAGATAAAATTGCGAAAGGCGAAATTGCCAAGCCAagacttttgaaaaaaagactCGCAATAAAAGACTATCAACAGCCGAAAAAGGAAATTCAAAAAATAGAAAACGAAGATgaaaacgaaaataaaaacaaaaacagcagcAATAACAACAAAACtagtttgaatcgatcttcaTCGATGTTTTTTGTAAATATCAGAGATTTAAATGCAAAGATAGTGTCTGGGCAATTACATCGTGCAATGGGGTTTTCTGAAAAAGTTCAAGAAGAAGTTTTGAAGCGTCAAGAAAATCGACGAAAGCGCAGTACGCCTACACCTACAAGGAAACCGGAGTCGGAACCAGTTGCTGAGCAAAAGGAGAGAAAAGCTATATTTAATCCAGATATTCTACTCTCAGTCTCGATGCAAGTAAATGAACCTTCATTTTTCGCCGGTTCAAAAAAAGAATATGAACTTCCTGAACGTTTACCGGATCCTCTTCAATTTGCGGATATTCGGGAGAGAAGGCAATTGAACTCAAATAAAGACTTTCAGTTATGTGAATTAGAAGAAGAACCTGAAGATGATGAAGTTGCTGACATCATGAGTTGA
- the LOC143048543 gene encoding uncharacterized protein LOC143048543 isoform X2 yields the protein MSELQSKVRFSLPPVVRQYETVLVSNKHLTLKLTRAKTFDFIPKQQNPVRTITRREPVSLSLDDICHLAERERLSYSAKTRRAAVELAQNKTHKFEEYAPSRPHTSASRYMHDVRRDAMTPKSIRSEPLPSRANSRIGANDIDDDTDSVYPINYLASLPVGREICEIIGPQVCSQCKQDQSRQMGLYKCDQCFPTLRISHENMTTAAVLRRYLPDLSESDIQDKIAKGEIAKPRLLKKRLAIKDYQQPKKEIQKIENEDENENKNKNSSNNNKTSLNRSSSMFFVNIRDLNAKIVSGQLHRAMGFSEKVQEEVLKRQENRRKRSTPTPTRKPESEPVAEQKERKAIFNPDILLSVSMQVNEPSFFAGSKKEYELPERLPDPLQFADIRERRQLNSNKDFQLCELEEEPEDDEVADIMS from the exons ATGTCTGAGTTACAGTCTAAAGTGAGATTTTCTTTGCCGCCGGTTGTTCGGCAATACGAGACTGTTCTTGTTTCAAACAAACATTTAACGTTAAAG cttaCGAGAGCGAAGACATTTGATTTTATACCGAAACAACAGAATCCCGTGAGAACAATCACGAGACGAGAACCAGTAAGCTTAAGCTTAGATGATATATGCCATCTTGCTGAACGAGAAAGATTAAGTTATTCTGCTAAAACAAGAAGGGCAGCTGTTGAACTTGCACAAAATAAAACTCATAAGTTCGAGGAATACGCTCCAAGTCGTCCGCACACAAGCGCTAGTCGATATATGCATGATGTACGAAGAGATGCAATGACACCAAAGAGCATCCGAAGTGAACCACTCCCGTCTCGTGCCAATTCTCGTATTGGTGCGAATGACATAGACGACGATACAGATTCAGTATATCCAATTAACTATTTGGCATCTCTCCCTGTTGGAAGGGAAATTTGTGAAATCATAGGACCTCAAGTGTGTAGTCAGTGTAAACAAGACCAATCGAGACAAATGGGATTATACAAGTGTGATCAATGTTTCCCAACCTTACGGATATCACACGAGAACATGACCACAGCTGCAGTATTACGAAGATATTTACCAGATTTAAGTGAAAGTGATATTCAAGATAAAATTGCGAAAGGCGAAATTGCCAAGCCAagacttttgaaaaaaagactCGCAATAAAAGACTATCAACAGCCGAAAAAGGAAATTCAAAAAATAGAAAACGAAGATgaaaacgaaaataaaaacaaaaacagcagcAATAACAACAAAACtagtttgaatcgatcttcaTCGATGTTTTTTGTAAATATCAGAGATTTAAATGCAAAGATAGTGTCTGGGCAATTACATCGTGCAATGGGGTTTTCTGAAAAAGTTCAAGAAGAAGTTTTGAAGCGTCAAGAAAATCGACGAAAGCGCAGTACGCCTACACCTACAAGGAAACCGGAGTCGGAACCAGTTGCTGAGCAAAAGGAGAGAAAAGCTATATTTAATCCAGATATTCTACTCTCAGTCTCGATGCAAGTAAATGAACCTTCATTTTTCGCCGGTTCAAAAAAAGAATATGAACTTCCTGAACGTTTACCGGATCCTCTTCAATTTGCGGATATTCGGGAGAGAAGGCAATTGAACTCAAATAAAGACTTTCAGTTATGTGAATTAGAAGAAGAACCTGAAGATGATGAAGTTGCTGACATCATGAGTTGA